One Streptomyces sp. V4I8 genomic window carries:
- a CDS encoding APC family permease yields the protein MSKLTDVPKRILIGRALRSDRLAETLLPKRIALPVFASDPLSSVAYAPGEVLLVLSIAGVSAYHFSPWIAVAVVVLMFTVVASYRQNVHAYPSGGGDYEVATTNLGPKAGLTVASALLVDYVLTVAVSISSGIENLGSAIPFVVEHKVECAVAVILLLTVMNLRGVRESGSLFAIPTYVFVAGVFIMIAWGAFRGLVLDDTMRAPTASYEIKPEHEGLAGFALVFLLLRAFSSGCAALTGVEAISNGVPAFRKPKSKNAATTLAAMGLLAVTMFCGIIVLALVTKVRMAENPAVDLIKDGVAVGSGYVQNPVITQVAEAVFGKGSFFFIVLAAATALVLFLAANTAYNGFPVLGSILAQDRYLPRQLHTRGDRLAFSNGIVLLAGAAMLLVWIYGADSTRLIQLYIVGVFVSFTLSQTGMVRHWNRLLATEKDQAKRRRMVRSRAINTFGAFFTGLVLIVVLVTKFTHGAWVALLGMVIFYGTMTAIRRHYDHVSEELAAPEGPSDDSVRPSRVHSVVLVSKIHRPALRALAYAKLLRSDTLEALSVNVDPAETKALREEWERRGIDVPLKVLDSPYREITRPIIEYVKGVRKESPRDAVSVIIPEYVVGHWYEHLLHNQSALRLKGRLLFTPGIMVTSVPYQLQSSEVAKARARKRQDWNAPGSVRRGPAQERAKEPDAQR from the coding sequence GTGTCCAAACTGACCGACGTGCCCAAACGGATTCTGATCGGGCGCGCGCTGCGCAGCGACCGGCTGGCGGAAACGCTCCTGCCGAAGCGCATCGCACTGCCCGTCTTTGCCTCCGACCCGCTGTCCTCCGTGGCATACGCGCCCGGAGAAGTACTGCTGGTCCTCTCCATCGCGGGCGTGTCGGCGTACCACTTCAGCCCCTGGATCGCGGTCGCGGTCGTCGTCCTGATGTTCACCGTGGTCGCCTCCTACCGGCAGAACGTGCACGCCTACCCCAGCGGTGGCGGCGACTACGAGGTGGCGACCACCAACCTCGGTCCCAAGGCGGGCCTGACGGTCGCGAGCGCCCTGCTCGTCGACTACGTCCTGACCGTCGCCGTCTCCATCTCCTCCGGCATCGAGAACCTCGGCTCCGCGATCCCCTTCGTGGTCGAGCACAAGGTCGAGTGCGCGGTCGCGGTGATCCTGCTGCTGACGGTGATGAACCTGCGCGGCGTCCGGGAGTCCGGCAGCCTCTTCGCGATCCCGACGTACGTCTTCGTCGCGGGCGTCTTCATCATGATCGCGTGGGGCGCGTTCCGCGGACTGGTCCTGGACGACACCATGCGGGCGCCCACGGCGTCGTACGAGATCAAACCGGAGCACGAGGGCCTGGCGGGCTTCGCGCTCGTCTTCCTCCTCCTGCGGGCCTTCTCCTCCGGCTGTGCCGCGCTCACCGGTGTCGAGGCGATCTCCAACGGTGTCCCGGCCTTCCGCAAGCCCAAGTCGAAGAACGCCGCGACCACGCTCGCGGCGATGGGCCTGCTGGCCGTCACCATGTTCTGCGGCATCATCGTGCTCGCGCTGGTGACCAAGGTCCGCATGGCCGAGAACCCGGCCGTCGACCTGATCAAGGACGGCGTCGCGGTCGGCTCCGGCTATGTCCAGAACCCGGTCATCACCCAGGTCGCCGAGGCCGTCTTCGGCAAGGGCAGCTTCTTCTTCATCGTGCTCGCGGCGGCCACCGCCCTGGTGCTGTTCCTTGCCGCCAACACCGCCTACAACGGCTTCCCGGTGCTCGGCTCGATCCTCGCCCAGGACCGCTATCTGCCGCGCCAGCTGCACACCCGCGGCGACCGGCTCGCCTTCTCCAACGGCATCGTGCTGCTGGCCGGCGCGGCCATGCTCCTGGTGTGGATCTACGGCGCCGACTCCACCCGCCTGATCCAGCTGTACATCGTCGGCGTGTTCGTGTCCTTCACGCTCAGCCAGACCGGCATGGTCCGCCACTGGAACCGCCTCCTGGCGACCGAGAAGGACCAGGCCAAGCGCCGCCGCATGGTCCGCTCCCGCGCGATCAACACCTTCGGCGCCTTCTTCACCGGCCTGGTCCTGATCGTCGTGCTCGTCACCAAGTTCACGCACGGCGCCTGGGTGGCCCTGCTCGGCATGGTGATCTTCTACGGCACGATGACGGCGATCCGCCGTCACTACGACCACGTCTCCGAGGAACTCGCCGCCCCCGAGGGCCCGAGCGACGACAGCGTACGGCCGTCCCGCGTGCACTCGGTCGTCCTGGTCTCCAAGATCCACCGCCCCGCCCTGCGCGCCCTGGCCTACGCCAAGCTGCTGCGCTCGGACACGTTGGAGGCGCTCAGCGTCAACGTCGACCCGGCGGAGACCAAGGCGCTGCGCGAGGAGTGGGAGCGGCGCGGGATCGACGTCCCGCTGAAGGTGCTCGACTCGCCGTACCGCGAGATCACGCGGCCGATCATCGAGTACGTGAAGGGCGTGCGCAAGGAGTCCCCGCGCGACGCCGTGTCCGTGATCATCCCCGAGTACGTCGTCGGCCACTGGTACGAGCACCTGCTGCACAACCAGAGCGCGCTGCGGCTGAAGGGTCGGCTGCTGTTCACGCCGGGCATCATGGTGACCTCCGTGCCCTACCAGCTCCAGTCGTCCGAGGTCGCCAAGGCCAGGGCCCGCAAGCGGCAGGACTGGAACGCGCCGGGATCGGTACGGCGGGGTCCCGCCCAGGAGCGGGCGAAGGAGCCGGACGCCCAGCGCTGA
- a CDS encoding class I SAM-dependent RNA methyltransferase, which yields MQAEQKKSLVGEEYEVEIGPVAHGGHCIARTEAGQVLFVRHTLPGERVVARVTEGEEGDRFLRADAVEILSAAKDRIEAPCPFAGPGRCGGCDWQHAKPGAQRRLKGEVIAEQLQRLAGLTPEDVGWDGTVMPAEGDKLPAGQVPQWRTRVQYAVDADGHAGLRRHRSHEVEPIDHCMIAAEGVSELGIEKRDWTGMAGVEAIAATGSQDRQVILTPKPGARLPIVELDRPVSVMRVGEKDGGTHRVHGRPFVRERADGRTHRVGSGGFWQVHPKAADTLVTAVMQGLLPRKGEMALDLYCGVGLFAGALADRLGDKGAVLGIESGKRAVEDARHNLADFERVRIEQGKVEAVLPRTGITEVDLIVLDPPRAGAGRNTVAHLASLGARRIAYVACDPAALARDLGYFRDGGYRVRMLRAFDLFPMTHHVECVAILEPAAKGS from the coding sequence ATGCAGGCAGAACAGAAGAAGTCGCTGGTGGGGGAGGAGTACGAGGTCGAGATCGGCCCCGTCGCCCACGGCGGGCACTGCATCGCCCGCACCGAGGCCGGCCAGGTGCTGTTCGTCCGGCACACACTGCCCGGCGAGCGGGTCGTGGCCCGGGTGACCGAGGGCGAGGAGGGCGACCGCTTCCTGCGCGCCGACGCGGTGGAGATCCTGTCCGCCGCCAAGGACCGCATCGAGGCCCCCTGCCCCTTCGCCGGCCCCGGTCGCTGCGGTGGCTGCGACTGGCAGCACGCCAAGCCGGGGGCGCAGCGCCGGCTGAAGGGCGAGGTCATCGCCGAGCAGCTGCAGCGACTCGCCGGACTGACGCCGGAGGACGTCGGCTGGGACGGCACGGTGATGCCCGCCGAGGGCGACAAGCTGCCCGCGGGACAGGTGCCGCAGTGGCGCACGCGCGTGCAGTACGCGGTCGACGCCGACGGCCACGCCGGCCTGCGCCGGCACCGCTCGCACGAGGTGGAGCCGATCGACCACTGCATGATCGCCGCCGAGGGTGTCAGTGAACTCGGCATCGAGAAGCGCGACTGGACCGGCATGGCGGGGGTCGAGGCCATCGCGGCGACGGGCTCGCAGGACCGCCAGGTGATCCTCACCCCGAAGCCGGGCGCGCGCCTGCCGATCGTGGAACTGGACCGGCCGGTCTCGGTCATGCGGGTCGGCGAGAAGGACGGCGGGACCCACCGGGTCCACGGCCGCCCCTTCGTCCGCGAACGCGCCGACGGCCGTACCCACCGCGTCGGCAGCGGCGGCTTCTGGCAGGTCCACCCGAAGGCGGCCGATACCCTGGTGACGGCCGTCATGCAGGGGCTGCTGCCCCGCAAGGGCGAGATGGCCCTGGACCTCTACTGCGGCGTCGGCCTCTTCGCCGGCGCCCTGGCCGACCGCCTCGGCGACAAGGGCGCGGTCCTCGGCATCGAGTCCGGCAAGCGCGCGGTGGAGGACGCCCGGCACAACCTGGCCGACTTCGAGCGGGTCCGGATCGAGCAGGGCAAGGTCGAGGCGGTGCTGCCGCGTACGGGTATCACCGAGGTGGACCTGATCGTGCTGGATCCGCCTCGGGCGGGGGCGGGACGGAACACGGTCGCGCATCTTGCGTCGTTGGGGGCGCGGCGGATCGCTTATGTGGCTTGCGATCCGGCTGCGTTGGCGCGGGACTTGGGGTACTTCCGGGACGGGGGGTACCGGGTGCGGATGTTGCGGGCGTTCGATCTGTTTCCGATGACGCATCATGTGGAGTGCGTCGCGATCCTTGAACCTGCGGCAAAGGGCTCCTGA
- a CDS encoding arsenate reductase ArsC has protein sequence MSSSPLASVLFVCVHNAGRSQMAAGFLTHLAGDRIEVRSAGSIPGDQVNPSAVEAMKEVGVDISAAEPKILTTEAVQASDYVITMGCGDACPIFPGKKYLDWALEDPAGKGVEAVRPIRDEIKTRIEALIAEIDAQQEA, from the coding sequence ATGTCCTCCAGTCCGCTCGCCTCCGTGCTGTTCGTCTGCGTCCACAACGCCGGGCGCTCGCAGATGGCCGCTGGCTTCCTGACCCACCTCGCGGGCGACCGGATCGAGGTCCGCTCCGCCGGCTCCATCCCCGGAGACCAGGTCAACCCGTCCGCGGTCGAGGCGATGAAGGAGGTCGGCGTCGACATCTCCGCGGCCGAGCCGAAGATCCTGACCACCGAGGCCGTCCAGGCGTCCGACTACGTCATCACCATGGGCTGCGGCGACGCCTGCCCGATCTTCCCCGGCAAGAAGTACCTCGACTGGGCCCTGGAGGACCCGGCGGGCAAGGGTGTCGAGGCCGTCCGCCCCATCCGGGACGAGATCAAGACGCGCATCGAGGCCCTGATCGCCGAGATCGATGCGCAGCAGGAGGCCTGA
- a CDS encoding three-helix bundle dimerization domain-containing protein has translation MTASTPPVLPDERLASDIASLALRYRGHFSPETIQRLVIDSYERLAEHARVRTHLVVLAEHLATERLDALAHIQGAPIAMVRGIRDEIDAHITELLDSLAST, from the coding sequence ATGACCGCATCCACGCCCCCCGTCCTGCCGGACGAACGACTGGCCTCCGACATCGCGAGCCTCGCCCTGCGCTACCGCGGGCACTTCTCGCCGGAGACCATCCAGCGCCTCGTCATCGACTCCTACGAGCGTCTCGCCGAGCACGCCCGCGTCCGCACCCACCTGGTCGTGCTGGCCGAGCATCTGGCCACCGAGCGCCTCGACGCGCTTGCCCACATCCAGGGCGCCCCGATCGCCATGGTCCGCGGTATCCGCGACGAGATCGACGCCCACATCACCGAACTGCTCGACTCGCTGGCGAGCACCTGA
- a CDS encoding ArsR/SmtB family transcription factor, producing MMTSVDTDLMRVLADPLRLQIVILLARETLCSTHLIEETGAKQTNLSNHLKVLREAGVVETEPCGRFTYYRLKPDVIAALAGQFADLAETARATAENNVKRSCP from the coding sequence ATGATGACGTCAGTCGACACTGATCTGATGCGGGTTCTCGCGGACCCGCTCCGCCTCCAGATCGTCATCCTGCTCGCCCGGGAGACGCTCTGCAGCACGCACCTGATCGAGGAGACGGGGGCCAAGCAGACCAACCTCTCCAACCATCTGAAGGTGCTGCGCGAGGCCGGGGTCGTGGAGACCGAGCCGTGTGGCCGGTTCACCTACTACCGGCTCAAGCCCGACGTCATCGCCGCCCTCGCGGGCCAGTTCGCCGACCTGGCGGAGACCGCGCGCGCCACCGCCGAGAACAACGTCAAGCGGTCCTGCCCCTGA